The following are encoded in a window of Cryptococcus neoformans var. neoformans B-3501A chromosome 13, whole genome shotgun sequence genomic DNA:
- a CDS encoding hypothetical protein (Similar to gi|46098862|gb|EAK84095.1| hypothetical protein UM02923.1 [Ustilago maydis 521], FASTA scores: opt: 533, E(): 2.7e-29, (38.627% identity (69.099% similar) in 233 aa overlap (4-228:5-237)); HMMPfam hit to Hydrolase, haloacid dehalogenase-like hydrolase, score: 83.0, E(): 7.6e-22) has product MAPITIKARGILFDLDGTLISSTTICESVWHKWAEVYPVDLTEVFKSSHGIRTRELLRHWLNITDPVELETATEKFETDVLKEAQRLASIGKGGITLLPGVEKLLLALNAASKDAARWAIVTSATNAYATNAITTLSLPRTSHLITADEVSQGKPHPEPYIMGAAALGLKPTDCIVFEDAPSGVKAGVASGARVVAVCTSHKRSALEGLGAHLIVENLSDINLDTEGDEGYQWDHLNYCFHRSVCYILHQ; this is encoded by the exons ATGGCCCCAATTACCATCAAGGCAAGAGGTATCCTCTTCGATCTCGACGGTACTTTGATCA GCTCGACAACGATATGCGAGTCTGTATGGCATAAGTGGGCGGAAGTGTACCCCGTCGATCTTACAGAGGTGTTCAAGA GTTCTCACGGTATCAGGACCAGAGAACTGCTGCGCCACTGGCTCAACATCACTGATCCGGTGGAGCTTGAG ACAGCCACTGAGAAGTTTGAGACCGACGTACTCAAAGAGGCCCAACGGCTTGCGTCGATTGGTAAAGGTGGAATTACTTTACTCCCCGGGGTTGAGAAGCTCTTACTAGCCCTCAATGCAGCCTCTAAGGATGCTGCGAGATGGGCTATTGTCACTTCTG CGACCAATGCGTATGCCACCAATGCCATCAccactctttctctccccaGGACTTCTCATCTTATCACCGCAGATGAGGTTTCACAAGGCAAGCCCCACCCCGAGCCATACATCATGGGTGCTGCAGCCCTTGGATTGAAGCCAACAGACTGTATCGTCTTTGAGGATGCCCCATCAGGAGTGAAAGCAGGAGTTGCGAGTGGCGCACGAGTGGTTGCGGTTTGCACCAGTCACAAAAGGTCAGCTTTGGAGGGATTAGGTGCGCATTTGATCGTTGAGAACCTTTCAGA CATCAATCTTGACACTGAAGGGGACGAG GGTTATCAGTGGGATCATCTGAATTACTGCTTCCATCGTTCGGTATGCTACATTTTGCATCAGTGA
- a CDS encoding hypothetical protein (Match to ESTs gb|CF183915.1|CF183915, gb|CF183902.1|CF183902, gb|CF183640.1|CF183640; HMMPfam hit to bZIP, bZIP transcription factor, score: 38.9, E(): 1.4e-08), with the protein MATAVASPSLLSPIPSTSKRSAPSPSSSQPVKRPRQSSSSSKDEDEVAASDEELDEETRAKLARKEARTIRNRESAQRSRNARKAHVAWLEKRVVELEAENRSLKGEPPTSTDPVPTAATPEPAAQPPAREASTEHDVLSFANDLGIPAEVVSSGVSLSNVAPPPSSVDVDVKPIIEPSPLTLASPAVVLTSNDDLMAIKTENANLRQRVTLLENLVKQVVAIANFSPPVPSTSQRTPVNQFASLPAQSSLDWSSTLSATSILPAGLSSTLSPGLPARNSTVSTTSASQLPHLAQTSQPELASSRNVSNSVACHSARARGNYSMHSLALALAKDEKRMAQVARLIIALARHKGWISHPQQSNQSLNMAWKGCLEGRKCRQRSRVGMRR; encoded by the exons ATGGCTACCGCTGTcgcttccccttccttaCTCTCCCCTATTCCTTCTACTTCCAAACGCTCtgccccttctccttcatcatcacaACCTGTCAAGCGTCCTCGTCAATCTAGTTCATCATccaaggatgaggacgaggtaGCCGCaagtgatgaagagctggatGAAGAAACTCGTGCAAAGCTGGCCCGCAAAGAAGCTAGA ACCATCCGTAATCGCGAATCAGCTCAAAGATCGCGTAACGCCCGCAAAGCCCATGTTGCATGGCTAGAGAAGCGCGTAGTCGAGTTGGAGGCAGAAAATCGCTCTCTGAAAGGAGAGCCACCAACGTCGACGGATCCGGTTCCGACTGCGGCTACGCCCGAGCCCGCCGCACAGCCTCCTGCGCGAGAAGCTTCCACAGAGCACGACGTATTGTCCTTCGCCAACGACCTTGGTATCCCAGCAGAAGTTGTCAGCAGTGGTGTAAGCTTGTCGAACGTCGCGCCTCCTCCATCGAGCGTAGATGTAGACGTCAAGCCCATCATCGAGCCTTCACCTCTCACACTCGCATCGCCTGCTGTGGTGTTGACCTCGAATGACGACCTAATGGCAATCAAGACGGAGAACGCAAACCTGAGGCAAAGAGTAACATTGCTGGAGAACCTCGTTAAGCAGGTCGTGGCCATTGCCAATTTCAGCCCGCCTGTCCCTTCTACATCTCAACGAACCCCAGTCAACCAGTTTGCATCATTACCTGCGCAATCGTCTCTTGATTGGTCGTCAACGCTCTCGGCGACATCCATTCTGCCTGCTGGTCTTTCTTCTACCCTTTCGCCTGGCCTTCCTGCCCGTAACTCTACtgtctccaccacctcggCTTCTCAGCTTCCACACCTTGCCCAGACCTCTCAACCGGAGCTGGCGTCTTCCCGAAATGTATCGAACTCCGTCGCTTGCCACTCAGCA CGGGCGAGGGGGAATTATTCGATGCACTCTTTGGCGTTGGCGTTGGCGAAGGACGAGAAGCGGATGGCGCAGGTAGCGAGGTTAATCATCGCCTTGGCGAGACACAAGGGCTGGATATCTCACCCTCAACAATCCAATCAGTCCCTGAACATGGCGTGGAAGGGATGCTTGGAAGGGAGGAAATGCAGGCAGCGGTCGAGAGTTGGGATGAGGCGATGA